In Mustela lutreola isolate mMusLut2 chromosome 1, mMusLut2.pri, whole genome shotgun sequence, one genomic interval encodes:
- the LOC131821596 gene encoding olfactory receptor 52N2-like produces MWGGNSSSLTPGFFILNGVPGLEAAHTWIALPFCFMYIIAVLGNCGLIYLISHEEALHRPMYYFLALLSFTDVTLCTTTVPNMLCIFWFNLKEIDFNACLAQMFFVHTLTGMESGVLMLMALDRYVAICYPLRYSTILTNPVIAKAGLATFLRGVLLILPFTFLTKRLPYCRGNFIPHTYCDHMSVAKVSCGNFKVNAIYGLLAALLIGGFDMFCISVSYTMILRAVVSLSSADARQKAFGTCTSHICAIVITYVPALFTIFTHRFGGQNIPHHVHILIANLYLMLPPTMNPIVYGVKTKQIREGVIKLFFKEKDILVMK; encoded by the coding sequence ATGTGGGGGGGAAACAGCTCCAGCCTGACCCCAGGATTCTTTATCTTGAATGGTGTCCCTGGCCTGGAAGCTGCACACACCTGGATCGCCCTGCCCTTCTGCTTCATGTACATCATCGCTGTCCTGGGGAACTGTGGGCTCATCTACCTCATCAGCCATGAGGAGGCCCTGCACCGGCCCATGTACTACTTCCTGGCCCTGCTCTCCTTCACGGACGTCACCCTGTGCACCACCACTGTACCCAACATGCTGTGCATATTCTGGTTCAACCTCAAGGAGATTGACTTCAACGCCTGCCTGGCTCAGATGTTTTTTGTCCACACGCTGACTGGGATGGAGTCTGGGGTGCTCATGCTCATGGCCCTGGACCGCTATGTCGCCATCTGCTACCCCTTACGTTATTCCACCATCCTCACCAACCCTGTCATCGCCAAGGCTGGTCTTGCCACCTTCCTGAGGGGTGTGCTGCTCATCCTCCCATTCACTTTCCTCACCAAGCGTCTGCCCTACTGCCGGGGAAACTTCATTCCCCACACCTACTGTGACCACATGTCCGTGGCCAAGGTGTCCTGTGGCAACTTCAAGGTCAACGCTATCTATGGTCTCTTGGCAGCCCTCTTGATTGGGGGCTTTGATatgttttgtatttctgtgtcttACACTATGATCTTGCGAGCAGTGGTGAGTTTGTCCTCTGCGGATGCTCGCCAGAAAGCCTTCGGCACCTGTACATCCCACATATGTGCTATTGTCATCACCTATGTTCCAGCCCTGTTCACCATTTTTACTCATCGTTTTGGGGGACAAAACATTCCCCACCACGTCCATATTCTGATTGCTAATCTCTATTTGATGTTGCCTCCTACAATGAACCCCATTGTTTATGGAGTCAAGACCAAGCAGATCCGGGAAGGAGTcatcaagttattttttaaagagaaagatatcttagttatgaaataa